In the Argentina anserina unplaced genomic scaffold, drPotAnse1.1, whole genome shotgun sequence genome, one interval contains:
- the LOC126804516 gene encoding cell pattern formation-associated protein ust1-like: protein MLVAAIAQQSNPSQQLNNGQQPGSNGARRAQRKLVPHGRGSYFRKVTSAAANQAPRARQQSRTVSVSPALPASLAAFIPLSSGGLAARLKALSRQQQQQQQQQQQQQQQQQQHASHAAGPRCVSNAAHTPSAGRMLSKAHSSLYNK, encoded by the exons ATGCTGGTGGCCGCCATCGCTCAACAATCTAATCCGTCGCAGCAGCTCAATAATGGCCAGCAGCCAGGCTCGAACGGCGCCCGGCGGGCGCAGCGGAAGTTGGTTCCGCATGGGCGTGGCAGCTATTTTCGCAAAGTCACCTCGGCGGCGGCCAATCAAGCGCCGCGCGCCAGACAACAATCCCGAACTGTAAGTGTGAGCCCGGCTCTTCCCGCTTCTCTCGCCGCTTTCATTCCATTGTCGTCGGGCGGCCTCGCAGCGCGACTCAAGGCGCTGTCTCGG CAACAGCAGCAacagcagcaacaacaacaacaacagcaacaacaacaacaacaacacgcCAGCCATGCTGCTGGGCCGAGATGCGTCTCTAATGCGGCGCACACGCCATCGGCCGGCCGCATGCTGTCCAAGGCGCATTCTTCACTCTATAACAAATGA